Proteins found in one Cricetulus griseus strain 17A/GY chromosome X, alternate assembly CriGri-PICRH-1.0, whole genome shotgun sequence genomic segment:
- the LOC100767521 gene encoding olfactory receptor 10K1, producing the protein MEPLKKNHTLSSEFIILGFGDLAELQILFFGLFLVMHLITLVGHTTIVLITLIDTCLQTPMYFFLRNLSAIEICYILVIVPNMLANFLSKNQRMPILGCALQMHLFIALGGAECFLLAAMAYDRFVAICNPLRYTLIITRALCLQMLALACISGFTLSLTLTTLIFLLPFCQSHVINHFFCDIPAVLFLACSDTRANEIAVFLVCMLILLIPFMLILFSYGFIIAAILRIHSSEGRNKAFSTCAGHLLVSVMHYGCAIFIYIRPKSCYTPEQDKIVSLIYTNVTPMLYPMIYSLRNKEVKGALRRLLVSHN; encoded by the coding sequence ATGGAACCATTGAAGAAAAACCACACCTTAAGCtctgaatttattattttaggcTTTGGGGACCTGGCTGAACTGCAGATACTCTTTTTTGGACTCTTTCTAGTTATGCATCTCATCACTCTAGTAGGCCATACAACTATTGTGCTCATCACCCTCATTGATACCTGTCTCCAGACAcccatgtatttcttccttcGGAATCTATCTGCCATTGAAATTTGTTACATATTAGTTATTGTTCCTAACATGCTGGCCAATTTCCTGTCCAAAAACCAGCGAATGCCCATCCTGGGATGTGCTCTGCAAATGCACCTCTTCATTGCCCTGGGTGGAGCAGAGTGTTTCCTCCTTGCTGCTATGGCCTATGACCGTTTTGTGGCCATCTGCAACCCCCTGCGTTACACACTCATCATCACCAGAGCACTCTGTCTGCAGATGTTGGCTCTGGCATGCATCAGTGGTTTTACACTTTCACTCACCCTTACCACACTGATATTCCTTCTGCCCTTCTGTCAGTCCCATGTCATCAACCATTTTTTCTGTGACATTCCTGCTGTTCTATTCTTAGCCTGTTCTGACACACGGGCCAATGAGATTGCAGTCTTCCTTGTCTGCATGCTGATTCTGTTGATACCCTTTATGTTGATCCTGTTTTCCTATGGATTCATTATTGCTGCCATCCTCAGAATCCATTCATCAGAAGGCAGGAACAAAGCTTTTTCCACCTGTGCTGGCCACCTACTAGTCTCCGTTATGCACTATGGCTGTGCAATATTCATCTACATTCGTCCCAAGTCCTGCTACACCCCGGAACAGGATAAAATTGTGTCCTTAATCTATACCAATGTGACCCCAATGCTCTACCCCATGATCTATAGCTTGAGGAACAAAGAAGTCAAAGGTGCCCTCAGGAGACTCCTAGTGAGCCACAACTAA